A genomic region of Platichthys flesus chromosome 4, fPlaFle2.1, whole genome shotgun sequence contains the following coding sequences:
- the nars2 gene encoding probable asparagine--tRNA ligase, mitochondrial has translation MFQAAAKTLSSASTSSVSRGISSSLRHYCEKRLRVSEALSGADLGTNVKVQGWVRSVRPQKTNLFLHVNDGSSLQSLQVVAGSELNDPSLTFGSAVEVTGILKKSPRQTQPVELEAEQIQVVGKCNPLDFPFKIKDRHSLEYIRQFPHLRCRTNAFSSLLRIRSEATAAIHSYFKENGFLQIHTPIITSNDCEGAGELFQVEPSGPEHEEDENYFSVPAFLTVSGQLHLEVMSGAFSRVYTFGPTFRAENSQSRRHLAEFYMVEAEVSFTQSLEDLTKVMEGMFRSATEHVLARCAEDVDLFHKHVTPGHRGTVEAMMKRRFPVITYSEAIDILNSSSETFVFPTNWGCDLQTEHEKYLVKHCGNTPVFVTDYPYDLKPFYARDNLDGPKHTAAAVDLLVPGVGELCGGSLREERLDLLSARLEAVGLEETYSWYLDLRRFGSVPHGGFGLGFDRFLQCVLGVDNIKDVIPFPRFSHSCPL, from the exons ATGTTTCAGGCCGCAGCGAAGACACTTTCTTCGGCTTCGACCTCCTCAGTTTCTCGGGGAATCTCGTCAAGTCTTCGACATTATTGTGAGAAGAGGCTGAGAGTTTCTGAGGCTCTTTCAGGAGCTGATCTGGGAACGAATGTTAAAGTGCAG GGGTGGGTTCGTTCTGTCAGACCCCAGAAGACAAATCTCTTTCTCCATGTGAATGACGGGAGCTCGTTGCAGTCATTGCAGGTTGTCGCAGGCTCAGAGCTGAATGATCC GTCGTTGACATTTGGCAGCGCTGTTGAAGTCACAGGGATTCTTAAGAAGAGTCCACGTCAAACACAGCCGGTGGAACTGGAGGCTGAGCAAATCCAAGTGGTTGGAAAATGTAATCCACTG gaTTTCCCCtttaaaatcaaagacagaCACAGCCTTGAGTATATCCGTCAGTTTCCTCATCTCAGGTGTAGAACAAACGCCTTCAGCTCCCTGTTGAGAATACGAAGTGAGGCCACGGCAGCAATTCACTCATATTTCAAG gaGAATGGCTTTTTGCAAATTCACACTCCAATCATCACCTCGAATGACTGCGAGGGGGCCGGGGAGCTCTTTCAGGTTGAG CCATCGGGCCCAGAGCACGAGGAGGATGAGAACTACTTCTCCGTCCCGGCCTTCCTGACCGTGTCCGGTCAGCTTCACTTGGAAGTGATGTCAGG AGCTTTTTCTAGAGTGTACACATTTGGGCCAACGTTTCGTGCAGAGAACTCCCAGAGCAGGCGCCATCTGGCCGAGTTCTACATGGTGGAGGCGGAGGTCTCCTTCACACAGTCCTTGGAGGATCTCACCAAG GTCATGGAGGGCATGTTCAGGTCGGCCACAGAGCATGTGTTGGCTCGCTGTGCAGAGGATGTGGATTTGTTTCACAAGCATGTGACTCCTGGACACAGG GGCACAGTAGAGGccatgatgaagaggaggttcCCTGT GATTACCTACAGTGAGGCTATAGACATCCTGAACAGCAGCTCTGAGACATTTGTCTTCCCCACAAAC TGGGGATGTGACCTTCAGACGGAACACGAGAAGTACCTGGTGAAACATTGCGGCAACACTCCGGTCTTTGTCACTGATTATCCGTACGATCTTAAGCCGTTTTATGCAAGAGACAACCTGGACGGCCCCAAGCACACA gcgGCCGCAGTGGACCTCCTTGTGCCAGGGGTGGGTGAGCTGTGTGGGGGCtcgctgagagaggagaggctggaTCTGCTGAGCGCTCGGCTGGAAGC ggtTGGTTTAGAAGAAACCTACAGctg GTATCTGGATTTGAGGCGTTTCGGCTCGGTCCCTCACGGCGGCTTCGGGCTTGGGTTCGATCGATTTTTACAATGTGTCCTCGGTGTCGACAACATAAAAGACGTGATTCCTTTCCCTCGGTTTTCCCATTCCTGTCCCctataa